From the genome of Pseudomonas sihuiensis:
TTCACCGCCGAATGCAGCAGGGCGATACGTGCATTGAAGCGGCGGGCGAAACGGTCGAAGGTCTGTGGGCCGAGGTTGATCTCGGGGATCAGCACCAGCGCCTGCTTGCCGGCCTCGAGGCATTGGTGGATCAGTTGCAGGTACACCTCGGTTTTTCCGCTGCCGGTGACGCCAGCCAGTAGAAAGGCATTGAACTGGCCCCAGCCTGACGCCACGGCATTCACCGCAGCGCGCTGCTCGGCGTTCAGCGGCAGTTCCGGTTGTGCCAGCCAGTGCGCCGGCTTGGCATGCGGCTGGGTGCGGCGCACCTCGACCCGTACCAGTCCCTTCTCATGCAGTAATTGCAGGCTGTCGCGGTTGAGTTGCAACTGGCTGAGCAGGCTGTGGGCGACACCGTGCGGATGTTGCGCCAGTGCCTTGAGCGCGTCGCGCTGGCGTGGCGCGCGGGCCAGGCGTGGGTCGTCGACGCTGGCGCCTTTGTTGGCCAGCCAGTAGCGCTCCTGGCGGGTTTCGGCCGGCTCGCCCTGGCGTAGCAACACGGGCAAGGCCCAGCTCAGAGTGTCGCCGAGGCTGTGCTGGTAGTACTGCGCCGTCCACAGGCACAGCTTGAACAGCGACGCCGGCAGCGGTGGGCGGGCGTCGAGCAGTTCCAGGGCGGGCTTGAGCTTGTCCGTCGGGACGTCGCTCTGGCTGTCGACTTCCACCAGCACGCCGATCATCTCGCGCCGGCCGAAGGGCACGCGCAGGCGTGCGCCTGGCTGCAAGACGCTGCGCGACACGCCGGCAGGGGCGAGGTAGTCGAACAGGCGGCGCAGTGGCGAGGGCAGGGCGAGGCGCAGGATCAGGTTGGGCAAGCCAGAAGCTCCATTGACAGGCCAGCGATCTTAACACGCGACGACCGGCGCCTTGCGTGGCTTGCATCGGTCTACGTCTCTGGTAAGATGCGCGGCCTATTTCTGTGCGGTGCCTGACATTGGTCGGGTGGCGGCACGACTACCCCGAGGAAAGCACGATGAAAGCCGATATCCATCCGAACTACGTCGAAATCGACGCTACCTGCTCCTGCGGTAACGTGATCAAGACCCGCTCCACCCTGGGCAAGAACCTGAGCCTCGACGTTTGCTCCGAGTGCCACCCGTTCTACACCGGTAAGCAGAAAGTGCTGGACACCGGCGGCCGTATCGATCGCTTCAAGCAGCGCTTCGGCGTATTCGGCGCGAAGTAAGCGACCGAACGATTACGGAACGTGTCATGCACCTTTCCGTGAATCTGAAAAAGGCGTCCCTGGTGGGCGCCTTTTTCGTTTCTCTGCTTTGCGTCGATCTGGCTCAGGCCTTTTGTCCACACCGCGCAGATCTGGCTCAGGTTGCCGTGCGCCAGGTGGTCGATGGCGACACCGTGCGCCTGACCGATGGGCGCAGCATTCGCCTGATCGGCATCAACGCACCTGAGCTGGGGCGCAAGGGCCGTAGCGATGAGCCCTTCGCCGTGCAGGCCAAGCGTCGCCTGCAGGCACTGGTCGATGCCAGCGATGGGCGTGTCGGCCTGCTCTACGGCGAGCAGCGCAAGGATCGTTACGGCCGTACCCTGGCCCATCTGTACGACCGTCAGGGGCGTAATCTGGAAGCGCAGTTGCTGGGCGAAGGCCTTGGGTTCATGGTCGCCGTGGCGCCCAATAGCGTACTCGTGAGTTGTCAGGCACAGGCCGAGCGCCAGGCTCGGCGTCAGCGTCTGGGTGTGTGGCGCACCGAGCAAGTGAAGACGGCTGGCCAACTAAAGAGTGGCGGCTTCGCCTTGCTCAGCGGGCGGGTTGCAGGCGTGCAACGCAATCGCGGTGGCCTCTGGATCGATCTCGATGGTGGTCGGGTATTGCGCGTGGCGCCTGAGCTGCTCGGCGAGTTCGACGTGCGCGCGTTGCAGCGGCTCGAAGGGCAACGGGTGGAGGCGCGGGGCTGGGTCATCGATCGCCAGAGTCGCGGTGGCTGGAAGTCCGGGCAGGCGCGCTGGATGCTGCCGCTTACTCATTCGGCGATGCTGGAGGTGTTGCCATGATGCGTGCATTGATGTTGTGCCTGATCTGCAGCTGGCTGGCAGGTTGCGCGGTCAATCCTGCCACGGGTCGCAACGACTTCGTGATGATGAGTGAGCGCCAGGAGCTGGAGCTCGGGGCGCGCTACAACCAGGAAATCCTCAAGCAATACCCGCGCTATGAGGACGCCAAACTGCAGGCTTATATTCAGCGCGTCGGCGAGCGGGTAGCGCGCAGCAGCCATCGCAATCAGCTCAACTACGTTTTTACCCTGGTGGACAGCCCGGATATCAACGCCTTCGCCCTGCCGGGTGGCTACATCTATATCCACCGTGGCCTGCTCGCTTATCTGAATTCCGAGGCGGAACTGGCGGCCGTACTGGGGCACGAGGTCGGTCACGTCACGGCCCGCCATAGTGTGCGCCAGCAAAGTCAGTCCACGGCCTGGGGCTTGCTCGGGCAGGCTGCGGCTATCGGTACTGGTGTCGGCGCAGTGGGGGATCTGACCAGCGCCATGGGTAATGCGTTCGTGCGCGGCTATGGGCGCGACATGGAGTTGGAGGCCGATGGCCTGGGCGCGCAATACCTGGCGCGTGGTGGCTACGATCCGCAAGCGATGATCGAGGTGGTCAAGGTGCTCAAGGCGCAGGAGGATTTCGCCCGCGAGCAGGCAGCCAAGCGCGGCGAAGCACCCGCGGCGGGCGGCTACCACGGCTTGTTCGATACCCACCCGGACAATGATCGACGCCTGCAGGAAGTGATCGGCCCGGCGCGTGCGCTGGCCGGCGGCAATCAGGAAGTGGGGCGCGACCGTTTTCTGCAGATGCTCGATGGTCTGGTGTTCGGCGATTCGGCGGCCAGCGGTATACGCCGCGGACGCCATTTCTATCACGGCGAGCTGGACTTCACGCTGACCTACCCGCAGGGCTGGCAGCTGGTCAATCGCCCCGATGTGCTGATCGGTCACACCCCGGATGAGCAAGCCTTTATCGCCATGACTCTGGAGGCAGTGGACAAACGCCTGTCGCCTGCCGAATTCCTGCGTCAGCGCGTCGGCAATCAGCGTCTAGTGGCGGGCGAGGAGTTGCGTCTTGGCGTGCTGCAGGGCTATACGGCGGTGTTGCAGGGCCAATCGGCGCGTCGCGTGGCGGTGATCTATCGCGGCGACAACGCTTACCTGTTCGTGGCGGCAGTGAAAGGGCGCGCTTCGCTGGAAGCCGAGGATCAGCGTTTTCTCGAGGTTATCCGCAGTTACCGGCCACTGAAGGCGGCCGAGCGCAAGTTGGCCGAGCCGGTGCGTCTGCATCTGGTGCGGGTCAAGGCCGGGCAGAGTATGACTGGTCTGGCCAGTGGCGCGCCGCTGGCGGCCGATGGCGAGGCACAGTTGAGGCTGCTCAACGGGCTGTATCCGCGTGGCGAGCCGCGTCCGGGACAGTGGTTGAAAACGCTGCGCTAGCGCGGCGCTTTCATCGCGACCGAACGGTCTTGGCAGGTGTATACAACTTGCGTATCCTCGGCCGCGCCCGTTCAACAAGCCTCATAAAAGCGGAAATGCCACTATGTCCGATCTAAAAACAGCCGCTCTCGAATATCACGCTCAGCCCCGTCCCGGTAAGCTGAGTGTCGAGCTGACCAAGGCCACTGCCACTGCCCGCGACCTGTCCCTCGCATACAGCCCAGGCGTAGCCGAACCGGTACGCGAGATCGCTCGCGATGCCGAACTGGCCTACCGCTATACCGGTAAGGGCAACCTGGTCGCCGTAATTTCCGACGGTACCGCCATCCTCGGCCTGGGTAACCTCGGCCCGCTGGCTTCCAAGCCGGTAATGGAAGGTAAAGGTGTACTGTTCAAGCGCTTCGCTGGCATCGACGTGTTCGACATTGAAGTCGACGCTGAAAGCCCGCAGGCGTTCATCGACACCGTCAAGCGCATCTCCATCACCTTCGGCGGCATCAACCTGGAAGATATCAAGGCGCCTGAGTGCTTCGAGATCGAGCGCGCGCTGATCGAACAGTGCGACATCCCGGTATTCCACGATGACCAGCATGGCACCGCCATTGTCACCGCGGCCGGCATGCTCAATGCCCTGGAAATCGCCGGCAAGACTCTGGAAGAGGCGAAGATCGTCTGCCTGGGCGCCGGTGCAGCTGCCATCTCCTGCATGAAGTTGCTGGTGAGCATGGGTGCCAAGGTCGAGAACATCTTCATGGTCGATCGCAAGGGCGTGATTCATGCCGGTCGCGATGATCTGAACCAGTACAAGGCCGTGTTCGCCACCGAGACCGACAAGCGCACGCTGTCCGACGCGCTCGAAGGCGCTGACGTGTTCGTCGGCCTGTCCGGCGCCAACCTGCTGAGCCCGGAAGATCTCCAGCGCATGGCGGCCAACCCGATCGTCTTCGCCTGCTCCAACCCGGATCCGGAAATCAAGCCGGAGCTGGCGCACGAGACGCGCAACGACGTGATCATGGCCACCGGTCGTTCCGACTACCCGAACCAGGTCAACAATGTGCTGGGTTTCCCCTTCATCTTCCGCGGTGCTCTGGACGTGCGTGCCACCCGCATCAACGAAGAGATGAAGATCGCCGCAGCGCTGGCGCTGCGTGACCTGGCCAAGCTGCCGGTACCGCAGGAAGTCTGCGACGCCTACGGCGGTATCGAGCTGTCGTTCGGTCGCGAGTACATCATTCCGAAGCCAATGGATCAGCGTCTGATCACCGTGGTTTGCGATGCAGTGGCCAAGGCTGCCATCGAATCCGGCGTGGCGACTCTGCCCTATCCGAAGCACTATCCGCTGAAATCGGTGGATGAAGTGTTCAACGGCTGATCAGCCGACAATAAAAAACCCGCTTCGGCGGGTTTTTTATTGTCTGTGATACGGCTTAAGGCAACGATTGCAGCCGCCTGAGCCTTATCCTAGAACAAGTCGATCGGCGCCATCTCGTCGGCCGGTAGCGGGCTGCCAGGAACACCCATGCCAGGTTCGAACTCACTCATCGGAGGGGGCGAGTCTTCACTCTTGAACAGTTCGAAATAGGCGTCCAGTGTGCCGGGTGCAGCAGCGCGGCCACTGATCGGGTCGACGCGCAGCGTCAGCAGCCCCTTGGGTTCTTTGGGCAGATGGTTGGGTCGATCCTTGAGTACTGCGCCCATGTAGTTCATCCAGATCGGCAGCGCGACAGTGCCGCCGTACTCATGGCGGCCCAGGCTCTCCGGCTGGTCGAAGCCGGCCCAGACGGTGGTTACGTAATCGGCGTTGTAGCCGGAGAACCAGCTGTCCTTGGACTCGTTGGTGGTGCCGGTCTTGCCTGCCAGGTCATTGCGGCCAAGGGCGAGAGCACGCCGGCCGGTACCGCGCTTGATCACGTCCTGCAGCATGCTGGTCATGATGTAGGCGGTGCGCTCGTCGATGATCTGTTCGGCGACCTTAGGCTCCTCCAACGGCAACTCATCAGTTGCGTTGACGGTGAGGTTGGCGTTCTCCTCGGCCGGTGCGCTGCCTGGCACGCGGGCCGGATTGGCGCGGAACAGCGGCTTGCCGTTACGGTCATCAATGCGTTCGATCAGGTACGGCTCGATCTTGTAACCGCCATTGGCGAAGGCGGCCCAGCCCTCAGCGATTTCCATGGGGGTCAGGCTGGCAGTGCCGAGTGCCAGTGACAGGTTGCGCGGCAGATCCTGCGGGGCGAAGCCGAAGCGCTCGATATAGCGCAAGCTACGGTCGATGCCCATGTCCTGCAGCAGGCGGATGGAAACCAGGTTGCGCGACTTGTACAACGCTTCACGCATGCGAATCGGGCCGAGAAAGGTGTTGTTGTCGTTCTTCGGGCGCCACTTCTGCGACAGGTAGTCGTCGGAGAGGATGATCGGCGCATCGTTGACCAGCGTCGCTGCGGTGTAGCCGCTATCGAGAGCCGCGCTATAGATGAAGGGCTTGAAGCTCGAGCCCGGCTGGCGCTTGGCCTGCACGGCGCGGTTGTAGTTGCTCTGATCGAATGAGAACCCGCCGACCAGTGACTGAATGGCGCCGCTGTATGGGTCGAGGGAAACCAACGCGCCCTGTGCTGCGGGGACTTGGGTGAAACGCAGGCTGCCATCGGCCTGGCGCTGCACGCGAACGATATCGCCGACCTGGGTGACATCGCCAGGTTGCTGCGGGCGCGGGCCCATGCTGTTGGTGTTCAGGTAGGGGCGAGCCCATTTCATGCTGTCCCACGACACCGCTTGTTCTTCGCCGTTACGGGTCAGTACCAGAATGCCGCTTTTCTCGACCTGGGTAACCACCGCTGGCTCCAGGCCGCCGATACTGCGGAACTTGGCCAGCTCGGTCAGCCAGGTTTCGCGGGTCATGCCCGGCAGGCGACTCTCAGGGCCGCGATAGCCGTGACGCTGGTCATAGGCGATCAGTCCGTCACGCAGGGCGGTGTTGGCTGCCTCCTGCAAATGACTAGGCACGGTGGTGGTGACATTGA
Proteins encoded in this window:
- a CDS encoding malic enzyme-like NAD(P)-binding protein, translated to MSDLKTAALEYHAQPRPGKLSVELTKATATARDLSLAYSPGVAEPVREIARDAELAYRYTGKGNLVAVISDGTAILGLGNLGPLASKPVMEGKGVLFKRFAGIDVFDIEVDAESPQAFIDTVKRISITFGGINLEDIKAPECFEIERALIEQCDIPVFHDDQHGTAIVTAAGMLNALEIAGKTLEEAKIVCLGAGAAAISCMKLLVSMGAKVENIFMVDRKGVIHAGRDDLNQYKAVFATETDKRTLSDALEGADVFVGLSGANLLSPEDLQRMAANPIVFACSNPDPEIKPELAHETRNDVIMATGRSDYPNQVNNVLGFPFIFRGALDVRATRINEEMKIAAALALRDLAKLPVPQEVCDAYGGIELSFGREYIIPKPMDQRLITVVCDAVAKAAIESGVATLPYPKHYPLKSVDEVFNG
- the rpmE gene encoding 50S ribosomal protein L31; translated protein: MKADIHPNYVEIDATCSCGNVIKTRSTLGKNLSLDVCSECHPFYTGKQKVLDTGGRIDRFKQRFGVFGAK
- a CDS encoding M48 family metalloprotease, with protein sequence MMRALMLCLICSWLAGCAVNPATGRNDFVMMSERQELELGARYNQEILKQYPRYEDAKLQAYIQRVGERVARSSHRNQLNYVFTLVDSPDINAFALPGGYIYIHRGLLAYLNSEAELAAVLGHEVGHVTARHSVRQQSQSTAWGLLGQAAAIGTGVGAVGDLTSAMGNAFVRGYGRDMELEADGLGAQYLARGGYDPQAMIEVVKVLKAQEDFAREQAAKRGEAPAAGGYHGLFDTHPDNDRRLQEVIGPARALAGGNQEVGRDRFLQMLDGLVFGDSAASGIRRGRHFYHGELDFTLTYPQGWQLVNRPDVLIGHTPDEQAFIAMTLEAVDKRLSPAEFLRQRVGNQRLVAGEELRLGVLQGYTAVLQGQSARRVAVIYRGDNAYLFVAAVKGRASLEAEDQRFLEVIRSYRPLKAAERKLAEPVRLHLVRVKAGQSMTGLASGAPLAADGEAQLRLLNGLYPRGEPRPGQWLKTLR
- a CDS encoding thermonuclease family protein; this encodes MHLSVNLKKASLVGAFFVSLLCVDLAQAFCPHRADLAQVAVRQVVDGDTVRLTDGRSIRLIGINAPELGRKGRSDEPFAVQAKRRLQALVDASDGRVGLLYGEQRKDRYGRTLAHLYDRQGRNLEAQLLGEGLGFMVAVAPNSVLVSCQAQAERQARRQRLGVWRTEQVKTAGQLKSGGFALLSGRVAGVQRNRGGLWIDLDGGRVLRVAPELLGEFDVRALQRLEGQRVEARGWVIDRQSRGGWKSGQARWMLPLTHSAMLEVLP
- a CDS encoding penicillin-binding protein 1A, with product MRLLKFIWWSCVAVFCGLLLSFSGAFLYLSPTLPSVESLRQVQLQIPLRVYSSDAKLIAEFGEMRRSPIRFDEIPKEFISALLAAEDDNFANHYGVDVTSLMRAATQLLKSGQIQSGGSTITMQVAKNFFLTNERSFSRKATEILLALQIERELSKDEILELYVNKIYLGHRAYGIEAAAQVYYGKSIRDLNLAQMAMIAGLPKAPSRYNPLVNPTRAKERRDWILGRLYRLGRIDQASYEEALAEVVDARYHVPTPELSAPYIAEMARAEMVGRYGSEAYTEGFNVTTTVPSHLQEAANTALRDGLIAYDQRHGYRGPESRLPGMTRETWLTELAKFRSIGGLEPAVVTQVEKSGILVLTRNGEEQAVSWDSMKWARPYLNTNSMGPRPQQPGDVTQVGDIVRVQRQADGSLRFTQVPAAQGALVSLDPYSGAIQSLVGGFSFDQSNYNRAVQAKRQPGSSFKPFIYSAALDSGYTAATLVNDAPIILSDDYLSQKWRPKNDNNTFLGPIRMREALYKSRNLVSIRLLQDMGIDRSLRYIERFGFAPQDLPRNLSLALGTASLTPMEIAEGWAAFANGGYKIEPYLIERIDDRNGKPLFRANPARVPGSAPAEENANLTVNATDELPLEEPKVAEQIIDERTAYIMTSMLQDVIKRGTGRRALALGRNDLAGKTGTTNESKDSWFSGYNADYVTTVWAGFDQPESLGRHEYGGTVALPIWMNYMGAVLKDRPNHLPKEPKGLLTLRVDPISGRAAAPGTLDAYFELFKSEDSPPPMSEFEPGMGVPGSPLPADEMAPIDLF